One stretch of Streptomyces sp. R21 DNA includes these proteins:
- a CDS encoding SUKH-3 domain-containing protein, whose product MHPDRSSTTRFSVIVDAALRAAGWQPGRWDIKQAEVWADALRGHASPAGHRHTVFPAAVEAWAEFGGLRLAAQAPGRQIAPATLHLDPLHGLHMARTLGDLGRALGTEVCPLGEESDSRALLAIDAEGRVYTLDHTGDWYLGPTLDQALTTLLSGIDPVRLTAG is encoded by the coding sequence ATGCACCCCGACCGCTCCTCAACCACCCGCTTCTCCGTCATCGTGGACGCCGCTCTGCGCGCCGCCGGATGGCAGCCCGGACGCTGGGACATAAAGCAGGCCGAGGTCTGGGCCGACGCGCTGCGGGGCCACGCGTCGCCTGCCGGCCATCGGCATACGGTGTTTCCCGCGGCGGTGGAGGCATGGGCGGAGTTCGGTGGTCTACGGCTCGCCGCGCAGGCTCCCGGCCGGCAGATCGCGCCCGCCACGCTCCATCTCGACCCGTTGCACGGGCTGCACATGGCCCGCACCCTCGGGGACCTCGGGCGCGCGCTCGGCACGGAGGTGTGCCCCCTCGGAGAGGAGTCCGACAGCCGGGCCCTCCTCGCCATCGACGCCGAGGGCCGCGTCTACACCCTCGACCACACCGGCGACTGGTACCTCGGCCCCACCCTCGACCAGGCCCTCACCACCCTCTTGTCCGGCATAGACCCCGTCCGCCTGACCGCAGGCTGA
- a CDS encoding SMI1/KNR4 family protein — translation MTTGRLGQQAAPPNAAYAGQVVHFPDPVRAARHPRGVRVDEHGYPDFSAYARAAAEIAEPPEGFGVDELRLTDYVSANAALAASGHDLWDTIPPVATPHGWTWHHVPGGRRLELVPVEVKALLRHHGGLATAAVDQNKRGTRPLQETRPAHFGLPKSAVAVTEQQVLAVEEELGYRLPGAYRSFLKAAGGCAPVGAALDAELGLLVDQPFFTVRDEAAVNDLVYVNKCLRDHLTKDYLGVGFVQGGLLAVKVKGEGTGSVWFCAYDDARDQDAWPPPERVQRLLLPCGDDFDRFLSRLAGNPPELETVANLMVDGGFARAVAVGAASSASSASSMGE, via the coding sequence ATGACGACAGGTCGGCTCGGGCAGCAAGCCGCGCCGCCGAACGCGGCCTACGCCGGGCAGGTCGTGCACTTCCCGGACCCGGTCCGGGCGGCCCGTCACCCCAGAGGTGTACGGGTGGACGAGCACGGCTACCCCGACTTCTCGGCGTACGCGCGTGCCGCCGCGGAGATCGCCGAGCCCCCGGAGGGCTTCGGCGTCGACGAGCTCCGGCTGACGGACTACGTGTCCGCGAACGCGGCGCTCGCCGCCTCCGGCCACGACCTGTGGGACACCATCCCGCCGGTGGCCACTCCGCACGGCTGGACCTGGCATCACGTGCCGGGCGGCCGGCGGCTGGAGCTCGTGCCGGTCGAGGTGAAGGCGCTGCTGCGCCACCACGGCGGGCTCGCGACAGCGGCGGTGGACCAGAACAAGCGCGGCACCCGCCCGTTGCAGGAGACGCGGCCCGCGCACTTCGGGCTGCCGAAGTCGGCGGTCGCGGTGACGGAGCAGCAGGTGCTCGCGGTCGAGGAGGAGCTGGGATACCGGCTGCCCGGTGCGTACCGGTCCTTCCTGAAGGCGGCCGGGGGCTGCGCGCCCGTCGGCGCCGCGCTCGACGCCGAGCTGGGGCTGCTGGTCGACCAGCCGTTCTTCACCGTGCGCGACGAGGCCGCCGTCAACGACCTCGTCTACGTCAACAAGTGCCTGCGCGACCACTTGACCAAGGACTACCTGGGTGTCGGGTTCGTGCAGGGCGGGCTGCTGGCCGTGAAGGTGAAGGGCGAGGGGACCGGGTCGGTCTGGTTCTGCGCGTACGACGACGCCCGCGACCAGGACGCCTGGCCGCCGCCCGAGCGGGTGCAGCGGCTGCTGCTGCCCTGCGGCGACGACTTCGACCGCTTCCTGTCCCGGCTGGCAGGCAATCCGCCGGAGCTGGAGACCGTGGCGAACCTGATGGTGGACGGCGGCTTCGCGCGCGCCGTGGCCGTCGGCGCGGCGTCTTCGGCCTCCTCGGCGTCTTCGATGGGGGAGTGA
- a CDS encoding YwqJ-related putative deaminase: MNATHTGTSGDPRVGWSSAEAPHAPALLHRRDGILPTVAAALSVRGATLTGTAGRADQPPALHPLVQDFLDTLTSAQRDRFTGRCAEAILISRHISAADAARSKRSARKPMTNGEARKVLKQAKLTARRIREDGDPLHGSFAAPCRACTALSDHFGVRIVDPTAPDD, translated from the coding sequence ATGAACGCGACGCATACGGGGACGTCCGGGGACCCTCGGGTCGGCTGGAGCAGCGCCGAGGCGCCCCATGCGCCGGCCCTCCTGCACCGCCGTGACGGCATACTGCCGACGGTCGCAGCCGCCCTTTCCGTACGCGGCGCGACACTCACCGGCACCGCGGGCCGCGCCGACCAGCCACCCGCTCTCCACCCGCTGGTACAGGACTTCCTCGACACCCTCACCAGCGCACAGCGCGACCGCTTCACCGGCCGCTGCGCCGAGGCGATCCTCATATCCCGGCACATCTCCGCCGCCGACGCGGCCCGCAGCAAGCGGTCCGCGCGCAAGCCCATGACGAACGGCGAGGCCCGCAAGGTCCTCAAGCAGGCCAAGCTCACCGCCCGGCGCATCCGTGAGGACGGCGACCCGCTGCACGGCAGCTTCGCCGCGCCGTGCCGCGCCTGCACGGCGCTCAGCGACCACTTCGGCGTGCGCATCGTCGACCCGACGGCACCGGACGACTGA
- a CDS encoding SUKH-4 family immunity protein, which translates to MVTFAQAQERAEEWINGDVPGYQHREVRVREFELGFVVWAEDRADGPRSDGGAQRLVLARDSGEATLWPNLPVGEVIRRYEEQYGVPDAAPDPAPAPPARVDLNQTSFLLTPPEWLQEAADRMGIPDQRAGAGAGGRAAGGPADSPSDAVPGTLPGPVSGGVSNGASDGAGSRAAAPAAAAATPVPPASPSPSDAVPVPGAPGGAPAWPAAGQGPQDAAGVPASATPWAGTDTNGDAGDDRSVPLPATVFAPPISGLDEGGTPPPGVTPDAKTALMSGGSQLPPTAMAPAITDSNAAQSSGFPQGPGAPVAPPVPGGTPPPAPASYGYPQGPGGAPTPPPGAPVPGGPHGTPPPQQPAGPAAPAAHGRPLPPHAGDIADAATSKAQAPPRGARSAGAGAPPPPSAPGTPGVRPGSTPPPSGPGAPGTPAGGYVPTQLVSQLGPDGPEVPGQPAAPQPAGGTPAGGVHHAATMLAGPAVGGPGAPQPPGAPGAPGAPGVPGAPGQPAAPQPLGGTPAGGVHHAATMLAGPAVGGPGAPQPPGAPGAPGAPGAPGNPPPGGVHHAATMLAGPQVGPPAGGPGMPPPPSAPQPMPGQPMPGQQPPAYGYPQPPAGQPTVGPGYQAVLRYRAQDGSEQQLIRRSAPGTPHPEWQILHELRAMNVPPQQVLELHTELESCELPGAYCARMIRESWPQARITSIAPYGTDHASRQQGMHQLIAHQGELHQVADGLARPAPVRAPIPPVQPSPPIPPEAIGQELAAAFGPGVFRFDQAAVSRQGVPNIVAHTLVVAGLPVDMGPFFWAQAQPGRPVPTLAELAQERGVQPAADAGSYLVMGSDFGKAICVQYGTANIVAVPVEAGPGGAPVPPQFVNSGLPEFARCLALLGRMWRLRFGLNQEQAGRWTVDFQAQLASLDPAALGSPESWWSVLLEQMWDGLL; encoded by the coding sequence ATGGTGACCTTCGCGCAGGCGCAGGAGCGCGCGGAAGAGTGGATCAACGGCGATGTGCCCGGCTACCAGCACCGCGAGGTGCGGGTGCGCGAGTTCGAGCTCGGCTTCGTGGTGTGGGCCGAGGACCGCGCCGACGGCCCGCGTTCGGACGGTGGCGCTCAGCGGCTCGTCCTCGCCCGCGACAGCGGTGAGGCGACTCTGTGGCCCAATCTGCCGGTCGGCGAGGTGATCCGCCGGTACGAGGAGCAGTACGGAGTGCCGGACGCGGCACCGGATCCGGCGCCGGCGCCTCCGGCCCGGGTCGATCTGAACCAGACGTCCTTCCTGCTGACTCCTCCGGAGTGGCTGCAGGAGGCCGCGGACCGGATGGGGATTCCGGATCAGCGGGCAGGCGCGGGCGCGGGTGGGCGTGCGGCCGGCGGTCCGGCCGACTCGCCGTCGGATGCCGTGCCCGGCACGCTGCCTGGTCCGGTCTCCGGTGGGGTGTCCAACGGGGCTTCGGACGGGGCGGGTTCCCGGGCGGCTGCCCCTGCGGCCGCCGCTGCCACGCCGGTTCCCCCGGCTTCTCCCTCTCCTTCCGATGCCGTTCCGGTGCCGGGTGCTCCCGGTGGAGCTCCGGCATGGCCCGCCGCCGGGCAGGGGCCGCAGGATGCCGCGGGCGTGCCCGCCTCGGCGACCCCCTGGGCGGGGACCGACACCAACGGGGACGCGGGCGACGACCGTTCCGTACCGCTGCCCGCGACCGTGTTCGCGCCGCCGATCTCCGGTCTCGACGAGGGCGGCACCCCGCCGCCCGGTGTGACGCCGGACGCCAAGACCGCTCTGATGTCCGGCGGCAGCCAGCTTCCGCCCACCGCCATGGCCCCCGCGATCACGGACTCGAACGCGGCGCAGTCCTCCGGCTTCCCGCAGGGGCCGGGTGCGCCGGTCGCGCCGCCGGTTCCGGGTGGCACGCCGCCGCCCGCTCCGGCTTCGTACGGCTATCCGCAGGGTCCGGGCGGGGCGCCGACTCCGCCTCCGGGCGCGCCGGTTCCCGGTGGTCCGCACGGCACACCGCCGCCGCAGCAGCCCGCGGGTCCGGCCGCCCCGGCCGCGCATGGTCGGCCGCTGCCGCCGCACGCCGGTGATATCGCCGACGCCGCGACCAGCAAGGCACAGGCGCCGCCGCGGGGTGCGCGGAGCGCCGGTGCGGGTGCGCCGCCTCCGCCGAGCGCCCCGGGAACGCCGGGCGTACGGCCCGGCAGTACGCCTCCGCCGTCCGGGCCCGGTGCTCCGGGCACCCCGGCGGGCGGGTACGTACCGACGCAACTCGTCTCGCAGCTCGGCCCGGACGGGCCCGAGGTTCCGGGTCAGCCCGCCGCTCCGCAGCCTGCGGGCGGTACGCCTGCGGGTGGTGTTCACCATGCGGCGACGATGTTGGCGGGTCCGGCTGTGGGTGGTCCGGGTGCGCCGCAGCCTCCGGGGGCCCCTGGTGCTCCCGGTGCGCCCGGCGTCCCCGGTGCTCCCGGTCAGCCCGCCGCTCCGCAGCCTCTGGGTGGTACGCCTGCGGGTGGTGTTCACCATGCGGCGACGATGTTGGCTGGTCCGGCTGTAGGTGGTCCGGGTGCGCCGCAGCCTCCGGGTGCCCCCGGTGCCCCTGGCGCTCCCGGTGCTCCGGGCAACCCGCCCCCCGGCGGCGTCCACCACGCGGCGACGATGCTCGCCGGTCCGCAGGTCGGCCCGCCCGCCGGCGGCCCCGGCATGCCTCCGCCGCCGAGCGCTCCCCAGCCGATGCCGGGTCAGCCCATGCCCGGTCAGCAGCCGCCGGCGTACGGCTATCCGCAGCCGCCCGCCGGGCAGCCGACCGTGGGCCCCGGCTACCAGGCCGTGCTGCGCTACCGCGCGCAGGACGGCTCCGAGCAGCAGCTCATCCGCCGCTCCGCGCCGGGCACCCCGCACCCGGAGTGGCAGATCCTGCACGAGCTGCGCGCGATGAACGTGCCGCCGCAGCAAGTGCTCGAACTGCACACGGAGTTGGAGTCGTGCGAGCTGCCGGGCGCGTACTGCGCGCGGATGATCCGGGAGAGCTGGCCGCAGGCGCGGATCACCAGCATCGCCCCGTACGGCACCGATCACGCGAGCCGTCAGCAGGGCATGCACCAACTGATCGCGCACCAGGGCGAGTTGCACCAGGTCGCGGACGGGCTGGCGCGCCCGGCGCCGGTGCGTGCGCCGATTCCGCCGGTGCAGCCGTCGCCGCCGATTCCGCCGGAGGCGATCGGCCAGGAGCTGGCGGCGGCGTTCGGGCCGGGGGTCTTCCGGTTCGACCAGGCCGCCGTCTCCCGCCAGGGCGTGCCCAACATCGTGGCGCACACGCTGGTGGTGGCCGGACTCCCGGTCGACATGGGCCCGTTCTTCTGGGCCCAGGCCCAGCCGGGGCGCCCGGTGCCGACGCTGGCCGAGCTGGCGCAGGAGCGCGGGGTGCAGCCCGCCGCGGACGCGGGCTCGTACCTCGTCATGGGCAGCGACTTCGGCAAGGCGATCTGCGTCCAGTACGGCACGGCGAACATCGTGGCCGTACCGGTGGAGGCGGGTCCGGGCGGAGCCCCGGTGCCGCCGCAGTTCGTGAACTCGGGCCTGCCCGAGTTCGCCCGCTGCCTCGCCCTGCTCGGCCGTATGTGGCGGCTGCGCTTCGGCCTCAACCAGGAGCAGGCGGGCCGCTGGACCGTCGACTTCCAGGCCCAGCTGGCCTCCCTCGACCCGGCGGCCCTGGGCTCCCCGGAGTCCTGGTGGTCGGTGCTGCTGGAGCAGATGTGGGACGGACTGCTGTGA
- a CDS encoding ribose-phosphate diphosphokinase, whose translation MTGIKTTGEKKMMFFSGRAHPELAEEVAHKLGVGVVPTKAFDFANGEIYIRYQESARGADCFLMQSHTAPINKWIMEQLIMIDALKRASARSITVIVPFYGYARQDKKHRGREPISARLIADLMKTAGADRILTVDLHTDQIQGFFDGPVDHLFALPILADYVGAKVDKAKLTVVSPDAGRVRVADRWCDRLDAPLAIVHKRRDKDVANQVTVHEVVGDVKGRVCVLVDDMIDTGGTICAAADALFAHGAEDVIVTATHGVLSGPAADRLKNSKVSEFIFTDTLPTPGELELDKITVLSIAPTIANAVREVFEDGSVTSLFEEQ comes from the coding sequence GTGACCGGGATCAAGACGACCGGCGAGAAGAAGATGATGTTCTTCTCCGGCCGCGCCCACCCCGAGCTTGCCGAGGAGGTCGCCCACAAGCTGGGTGTCGGGGTCGTCCCGACGAAGGCCTTCGACTTCGCCAACGGCGAGATCTACATCCGCTACCAGGAGTCCGCCCGCGGCGCCGACTGCTTCCTGATGCAGAGCCACACGGCTCCCATCAACAAGTGGATCATGGAGCAGCTGATCATGATCGACGCTCTGAAGCGGGCCTCCGCGCGGAGCATCACGGTCATCGTGCCGTTCTACGGTTACGCCCGTCAGGACAAGAAGCACCGTGGACGTGAACCGATCTCGGCGCGTCTGATCGCGGACCTGATGAAGACGGCGGGTGCGGACCGCATCCTCACCGTCGACCTGCACACCGACCAGATCCAGGGCTTCTTCGACGGCCCGGTGGACCATCTGTTCGCGCTGCCGATCCTCGCGGACTACGTGGGTGCGAAGGTCGACAAGGCGAAGCTCACCGTCGTCTCCCCGGACGCCGGCCGCGTGCGTGTCGCCGACCGCTGGTGCGACCGTCTGGACGCCCCGCTCGCGATCGTGCACAAGCGCCGCGACAAGGACGTCGCCAACCAGGTCACCGTGCACGAGGTCGTCGGTGACGTGAAGGGCCGCGTCTGTGTCCTCGTCGACGACATGATCGACACCGGTGGCACGATCTGCGCCGCCGCGGACGCCCTGTTCGCGCACGGTGCCGAGGACGTCATCGTGACGGCCACGCACGGTGTGCTCTCCGGCCCCGCGGCCGACCGTCTGAAGAACTCCAAGGTCAGCGAGTTCATCTTCACGGACACCCTGCCCACCCCGGGCGAGCTGGAGCTCGACAAGATCACGGTCCTGTCGATCGCGCCGACCATCGCCAACGCGGTGCGCGAGGTCTTCGAGGACGGCTCGGTGACGAGCCTGTTCGAGGAGCAGTAG
- the glmU gene encoding bifunctional UDP-N-acetylglucosamine diphosphorylase/glucosamine-1-phosphate N-acetyltransferase GlmU: protein MSANRPAAVVVLAAGEGTRMKSATPKVLHELCGRSLVGHVLAAARELEPENLVVVVGHAREKVTAHLTELDPAVRTAVQAEQNGTGHAVRMGLEELGGVVDGTVVVVCGDTPLLSGQTLRDLAATHSADGNAVTVLTAEVPDATGYGRIVRDGASGAVTAIVEHKDATESQRAIREINSGVFAFDGQLLADALGKVRTDNSQGEEYLTDVLGILREAGHRVGASVAGDHREIAGINNRVQLAEARRILNDRLLERAMLAGVSVIDPATTWLDVTVTYEQDAIVHPGTQLQGATHLAEGAEVGPNSRLKDTRVGSGARVDNTVADGAEVGPQATVGPFAYLRPGTRLGLKSKVGTYVETKNATIGEGTKVPHLSYVGDATIGDYSNIGAASVFVNYDGQDKHHTTVGSHCRTGSDNMFVAPVTVGDGAYTAAGSVITKDVPPGSLAVARGQQRNIEGWVARKRPGSAAAKAAEAASRETDGEG from the coding sequence GTGAGCGCCAATCGCCCCGCCGCCGTCGTCGTACTCGCAGCGGGTGAGGGCACCCGTATGAAGTCGGCCACACCCAAGGTCCTGCACGAACTGTGCGGGCGTTCCCTGGTGGGCCATGTACTCGCAGCCGCGCGCGAGTTGGAGCCGGAGAACCTGGTCGTCGTCGTGGGGCACGCGCGCGAGAAGGTCACCGCGCACCTCACCGAGCTCGACCCGGCCGTACGGACGGCCGTACAGGCCGAGCAGAACGGCACGGGGCACGCCGTGCGGATGGGCCTGGAGGAGCTCGGCGGTGTCGTCGACGGCACCGTGGTCGTCGTCTGCGGCGACACCCCGCTGCTGAGCGGGCAGACGCTGCGCGACCTCGCCGCGACCCACTCCGCCGACGGCAACGCCGTGACCGTGCTGACCGCCGAGGTCCCGGACGCGACCGGTTACGGCCGGATCGTGCGGGACGGGGCCTCCGGAGCCGTGACCGCGATCGTCGAGCACAAGGACGCCACCGAGTCGCAGCGCGCGATCCGCGAGATCAACTCGGGCGTCTTCGCCTTCGACGGACAGCTCCTCGCGGACGCGCTGGGCAAGGTCCGCACGGACAACAGCCAGGGCGAGGAGTACCTCACGGACGTCCTCGGCATCCTGCGCGAGGCCGGGCACCGCGTCGGCGCGTCCGTCGCCGGTGACCACCGCGAGATCGCCGGCATCAACAACCGCGTGCAGCTGGCGGAGGCCCGCCGCATCCTCAACGACCGGCTGCTGGAGCGGGCCATGCTCGCCGGGGTGTCGGTCATCGACCCGGCGACCACCTGGCTCGACGTCACCGTCACCTACGAGCAGGACGCGATCGTGCACCCCGGCACCCAGCTCCAGGGCGCCACGCACCTGGCGGAGGGCGCCGAGGTCGGCCCCAACTCCCGCCTGAAGGACACCAGGGTCGGATCCGGCGCCCGGGTCGACAACACGGTCGCCGACGGCGCCGAGGTCGGCCCGCAGGCCACCGTCGGCCCGTTCGCGTATCTGCGGCCCGGCACCCGCCTCGGACTCAAGTCCAAGGTGGGTACGTATGTGGAGACGAAGAACGCGACGATCGGCGAGGGCACGAAGGTGCCGCACCTGTCGTACGTCGGGGACGCGACGATCGGCGACTACTCGAACATCGGCGCCGCGAGCGTGTTCGTGAACTACGACGGACAGGACAAGCACCACACCACGGTGGGTTCCCACTGCCGTACCGGATCGGACAACATGTTTGTGGCGCCTGTCACGGTCGGGGACGGCGCGTACACCGCGGCGGGCTCGGTCATCACCAAGGACGTGCCGCCCGGCTCGCTGGCCGTCGCCCGCGGCCAGCAGCGGAATATCGAGGGCTGGGTGGCCCGGAAGCGTCCGGGGAGCGCGGCGGCGAAGGCGGCCGAGGCGGCTTCCCGGGAGACGGATGGCGAAGGCTGA
- a CDS encoding 50S ribosomal protein L25/general stress protein Ctc, whose translation MSEIKLAAEVRNTFGKGAARTIRRENKVPAVVYGHGAEPVHLTLPGHELQLALRTANVLLALDIDGKTELVIPKAVQRDALKGHLVHVDLLTVKRGEKVNVEVFVQTEGELAPGAFLLEHVLNTLTVEAEATHIPESVTVSIEGLEAGASIHAKDITLPEGTVLAIDEDAVVLQVLAAQAEEAPAEAESEGAEA comes from the coding sequence ATGTCGGAGATCAAGCTCGCCGCCGAGGTCCGCAACACGTTCGGCAAGGGCGCTGCGCGCACCATTCGCCGTGAGAACAAGGTTCCCGCGGTCGTCTACGGCCACGGTGCCGAGCCCGTCCACCTGACGCTGCCGGGTCACGAGCTCCAGCTCGCCCTGCGCACCGCGAACGTCCTGCTCGCCCTGGACATCGACGGCAAGACCGAGCTCGTGATCCCGAAGGCCGTCCAGCGTGACGCCCTCAAGGGTCACCTCGTGCACGTCGACCTGCTCACCGTGAAGCGCGGCGAGAAGGTCAACGTCGAGGTCTTCGTGCAGACCGAGGGCGAGCTGGCCCCGGGCGCCTTCCTCCTCGAGCACGTGCTGAACACGCTGACCGTCGAGGCCGAGGCCACGCACATCCCGGAGTCGGTCACCGTCTCCATCGAGGGCCTGGAGGCCGGTGCCTCCATCCACGCCAAGGACATCACGCTGCCCGAGGGCACCGTCCTGGCGATCGACGAGGACGCGGTCGTCCTCCAGGTGCTGGCCGCCCAGGCGGAGGAGGCCCCCGCGGAGGCCGAGTCCGAGGGTGCCGAGGCCTGA
- a CDS encoding LPXTG cell wall anchor domain-containing protein — protein MRTLTRAGALVAGVSAALLMAPAAAHATAPGGDNGTVKIHDAKTGAELREKGAAKHKVFWTDCEDSQGGGGSTPSASASVSSSPSAQGGGDLAETGSSAPVGALSAAAAALVAAGGYLVFRRRKASQG, from the coding sequence ATGCGTACCCTCACTCGCGCCGGCGCCCTTGTCGCCGGTGTCTCCGCAGCACTCCTGATGGCCCCCGCCGCCGCCCACGCCACCGCTCCCGGCGGCGACAACGGCACGGTCAAGATCCACGACGCCAAGACGGGTGCCGAGCTCCGCGAGAAGGGTGCCGCGAAGCACAAGGTGTTCTGGACGGACTGCGAGGACTCGCAGGGCGGTGGCGGCAGCACCCCGTCCGCCTCGGCCTCCGTCTCCTCGTCCCCGTCCGCGCAGGGCGGCGGCGACCTCGCCGAGACAGGCAGCAGCGCCCCGGTCGGCGCGCTCTCGGCGGCCGCGGCCGCGCTGGTCGCCGCCGGCGGCTACCTGGTGTTCCGCCGCCGCAAGGCCAGCCAAGGCTGA
- a CDS encoding sensor histidine kinase, with product MTTTGEEHTGAGGGPWWWVRWRSAVLDVGLAAVSAVECAVEGWPFARDAGLPVPVGMVFGLLAGSTLLLRRKWPIAVVLVSIAITPAQMGFLMGLVGLYTLAASELPRRIIGALAGMSFAGMLIVTFVKAQQGVVRGDAALGEWFVPFVSITTALGMTAPPVLLGLYVGARRRLMESLRERADSLERELQLLAERAEERAEWARNEERTRIAREMHDVVAHRVSLMVVHAAALQAVARKDPEKAVKNAALVGDMGRQALTELREMLGVLRTGEGLDVRVHPVPLAAVGVAAAAAAAASRDADDFVDGPCLAELEELVGQSAAAGMVVDLSVEGDARAYAPEVEQTAYRVVQEALTNVHKHAAGAKTHVRLAHRVSEIAMQVENECPPEPEAVSFVGLPSGGNGLLGMKERVAALGGVFVSGATEAGGFRVSAVIPT from the coding sequence ATGACCACGACGGGGGAAGAGCACACCGGGGCCGGGGGCGGTCCATGGTGGTGGGTGCGGTGGCGTAGTGCCGTGCTGGATGTGGGGCTCGCCGCGGTGTCCGCGGTGGAGTGCGCGGTGGAGGGGTGGCCGTTCGCGCGGGACGCGGGGCTGCCGGTTCCGGTGGGCATGGTGTTCGGGCTCCTCGCCGGGTCCACGCTGCTGTTGCGGCGGAAGTGGCCGATCGCCGTCGTGCTCGTGTCCATCGCCATCACGCCTGCCCAGATGGGCTTTCTGATGGGCCTCGTCGGGCTGTACACGCTCGCCGCGTCCGAGCTGCCGCGCCGGATCATCGGGGCGCTCGCGGGCATGTCCTTCGCCGGGATGCTGATCGTGACGTTCGTGAAGGCACAACAGGGCGTGGTGCGCGGCGACGCGGCCCTCGGAGAGTGGTTCGTCCCCTTCGTCTCCATCACCACCGCGCTCGGGATGACGGCACCTCCGGTGCTGCTCGGTCTCTACGTGGGGGCGCGGCGGCGGCTGATGGAGAGCCTGCGCGAGCGGGCGGACTCTCTGGAGCGGGAGTTGCAGCTGCTGGCCGAGCGGGCCGAGGAGCGGGCCGAGTGGGCGCGCAACGAGGAGCGGACGCGGATCGCGCGCGAGATGCATGACGTGGTCGCGCACCGGGTGAGCCTGATGGTGGTGCACGCGGCCGCCCTCCAGGCGGTGGCGCGCAAGGATCCCGAGAAGGCCGTGAAGAACGCGGCGCTGGTCGGGGACATGGGGCGGCAGGCGCTGACCGAGCTGCGGGAGATGCTCGGGGTGCTGCGTACGGGGGAGGGGCTGGACGTACGGGTCCACCCCGTGCCGTTGGCCGCCGTCGGTGTGGCCGCGGCCGCCGCTGCCGCGGCGTCGCGGGACGCGGACGACTTCGTGGACGGGCCCTGTCTTGCCGAGCTGGAGGAGTTGGTCGGGCAGTCGGCGGCCGCGGGGATGGTGGTCGACCTGTCGGTGGAGGGTGACGCGCGCGCGTACGCGCCCGAGGTGGAGCAGACCGCGTACCGGGTCGTGCAGGAGGCGCTGACCAACGTCCACAAGCACGCGGCCGGTGCGAAGACGCATGTCCGGCTGGCTCACCGTGTCTCCGAGATCGCCATGCAGGTCGAGAACGAGTGCCCGCCGGAGCCGGAGGCGGTGTCTTTCGTGGGGCTGCCCAGTGGGGGGAACGGGTTGCTCGGGATGAAGGAGCGGGTGGCCGCGCTGGGTGGGGTGTTTGTTTCGGGGGCTACGGAGGCGGGGGGGTTTCGGGTTTCGGCTGTGATCCCAACGTAG
- the pth gene encoding aminoacyl-tRNA hydrolase — protein MGDTDVTTDAAAPWLIVGLGNPGPEYAMNRHNVGFMVADLLAERIGGKFKRAGKAQAQVIEGRIGPPGPANRRVILAKPMSFMNLSGGPVNALREFYKVPLAHVVAVHDELDIDYGVLRLKLGGGDNGHNGLKSMTKAMGADYHRVRFGIGRPPGRMQVADFVLKDFASAERKELDYFVDRATDAVQALVIEGLERAQSTYNS, from the coding sequence ATGGGAGACACGGACGTGACGACGGATGCAGCCGCGCCCTGGCTGATCGTGGGACTGGGCAACCCGGGACCCGAGTACGCGATGAACCGGCACAACGTGGGGTTCATGGTGGCCGACCTCCTCGCCGAGCGGATCGGCGGGAAGTTCAAGCGGGCCGGCAAGGCGCAGGCGCAGGTGATCGAGGGCCGGATCGGTCCGCCGGGTCCGGCGAACCGCCGCGTCATCCTCGCGAAGCCGATGTCGTTCATGAACCTGTCCGGCGGCCCGGTGAACGCGCTGCGGGAGTTCTACAAGGTGCCTCTCGCGCATGTCGTCGCCGTCCACGACGAACTGGACATCGACTACGGCGTGCTGCGGCTGAAGCTGGGCGGCGGGGACAACGGCCACAACGGGCTGAAGTCGATGACCAAGGCGATGGGCGCGGACTACCACCGGGTGCGGTTCGGCATCGGCCGGCCGCCGGGGCGTATGCAGGTCGCCGACTTCGTGCTGAAGGACTTCGCGTCGGCGGAGCGCAAGGAGCTCGACTACTTCGTGGACCGGGCGACGGACGCGGTCCAGGCCTTGGTGATCGAGGGCCTGGAGCGGGCGCAAAGCACGTACAACTCCTGA